TGGGTTCATGGTCGATTATAAATGCCAAGCCTACAAAATGTGCCAATATCCACTCAGTGTGGTTTATAAATTGTGCATAGCGCTCTTATACTCCgcactacaaaactacaacttGATTTTCTGTCTCTCCAGCATTGCTCTGAGGAAACCACCTCTGCCTGCTCTGAAAATAACCAACTTCCATTTTTGGCTTTTGTTGACTTATAAGCACAAAAAGATTGTATGCACACCTCCTATTCCATCACTGTGAATTCTCGTCTGTCAAACAAATCCCATTTCCATTTTAAGAAACTGTCTTTTTTTGTtgtcttttctcttctctccttttctcactcAACAAAACAGAGGCCCcatgctctctctccatctctctctctacccgctCTCCTCCTTGTGCTCTCTGTTTTTCCTCACCTCCACAGCGTGCTTGTCCTGAAAGAGAAACACAGAAACCACCCTTTAGATTTCCTCTCCGTTTCATATCAGGGAAGAAAATATTGGTTAAAAGTAATGATGATCTATGGATGTTTAGTCAGTAGAGTGTATCTCAATTACATGTGTATGTCTTGATTGTTTCTCAAACAAGCTACATTAGATAGGGACAATAATAGTTTCAATTATGTTACACAGTATTCATTCTGAACTTTAATATCACAAAAAAGAACATATCTCAACTGACTAGAACTATTCTGCCATAATATAGATGATATCCATGACAGAATAAAAAAAGAGAGCTAGAGTCAGGGTTGGAGTTGATTCCACTTAATTTCACTTCCTGTATTGAGTGAATTTAAATGGAATGGACCCCAACCCTGCCTAGGGTATCAGCTGAGTGTAACTCTACCTTCTCCTGCAGGCGTTCCAGCATGGCGGCCAGGTGTGCCTCCCGTTTCTCCTTGTTGTGCTCCATGCGCAGCTCCAGACGCTCCTTGGCCAGCCGGATGAAGCTGTTGTGTTCCTCCAGGGCCTTCTGGGCCACCTCACGCTCATGTTCCCGCTTTTCTGCCAAGTGCTTCAGCAACTCAGCCTCCTGGCACTAGGGGGTGAtagaggggtggaagagagaggggtgagtggaTAAACAGAGACCAGAGTGGGCAGAGAGCCCCACCACAATCCCTATCCCTTCGATAAAACAAAGCAGTCCCAATTAACACTTCAAGATCTTCCATCTCTACCCCAACAAACTGGGAACAGACAATTCTGACCAACATTCTGTGAGCATTCCACCATACCAATCTAGAAACAGTCAatgctgtctttctgtctgtctgtctttctttcctttctgacccctgacctttgacccctcacctttctcctctcctccgcggCATCCAGCTTCCTCTGGATCTCCTCCAGGGAGGGCTCCCTGCGTGGGGGTGTGATGGCGAGGGTGTTCGGACCCCCGTCGAATGAGGGTGGCTTCAGGATTACCTCGAAGGCCTGGCCGGACCTTCTCTTGTTCAGCTCAATCACCTCCATATCCCTGATGATGCACAGGTTCAGGTCCACCACACCTGCAGAGGGCAGGCAGAGATGAAGCAAAGTGTGAGATTATATAAAGGAAGAACCCAAAGGAAATTGGGGACCAATGAAGGGGGGGGTTGCCATTTGTGTAGCTGCCATTTTTAGCGTCCTCAAAAAACAATATTATATTTATCTGATCACTGGCTCATTGACTGAACTGGCTTATATGATGTGCTGTGGGAATGGTAGGTTGATGATTGTGTTAGAATTGTGAAAAAACGTTTACCTTCTTTCTTGGTGGGCTTTTCTTTGGGTTCATGTAGGATGCAGGAACAGAAGATGGAAGCTAGAGGGAGCTCCCGCATCTTGTCTCTGTACGCTGCAGGGGTGAGAATATTAAGTGAGATCAGCAttagtctctctctatgtctctcactCACATACgagcacgcaagcacacacacacacagtacctgcAAGAGTCATTCTGCCTCTTGTTTTTCTTCTAAAGACACTGTGGTGAATCAGATATTTCTGAAAGGCGAGACAAAGAAAGTTGCTTTATCATCAGATCCTGAAATCTGCAAACACATGTTAAATCCCTGTATTGCTATAGAATCCCACTACCATTACAATAAAACTGGCCCATAGTGAGCTACTGTGAAGCCTTCATTCAAACCCACTCATCAAGAGCATTTGAGGCCCTGAACTTGTCATGagacgagagagggaggggtgtgaAAGAgataggggggtggagggagaatgGGTGTGAGTACCATCTGTATTCTACCGCAGAAGTGACCTAACCATTCTCaagccctctgtctctcctcgtGATAATCAGATGGACAGATCACACTCATTATCAGAGCATGATGGTACTGTATTGTTTTGATTAAACAAGGCGGGGCCTACCTAGCTTGCTCACATAACATACAGGCCTTATTGTCTACAGCAAAAAGAAGAGAGTGATGGAAGAAGAGAAAAATACATCTATTGAATTCTTGATAATAACTTAAATATTTCCATTTATGTTGGCTCCTGCTCTTCAAGCAATCACTGTGACTCACTTGTGGTACATTCATTTCaccacaaaaacaacaaaagaatccACACAGAGAATCTGAatattttctctcgctctctatttgttttttctcctctttctctccatccactCTCTTTATCACGACCCTCTCATTTCACATACTTACAAAGCTACCTCGCAACAGTAGCTAGGCCACTAGGCCACACAATACATTCCCCCCTTCatacccaggaagagtagcagctgaTTTCGCAACAGCTtgtggggatcctaataaaatacccccTAAAAAACTTCAGTCACGACTAGCTGTAGGAATACTGTTCCATATTGAACATTGCTGTTGTTGAGCCTGCCTACTGTGAGCATTGACTGAGAAGTAAATCCTTGAAATCAACATGCTTTTCTGACTTACACTGGCTTCCAAACCAAAGGCCCCCACACTATCTCACAGACAGGAgtgaacatgcacacacacatacactgagatTTCTCTCCACTATGCAGACTCACAATCTCCTCATTGCATAACAACATGCATAAAGTCATCTCAGTCATCTTGTACTGATCATCAACGTCAGCTTTCTCAGTTTAAACTGTTTTGTCAACAAGTAAAGTACTTTTTAATAAATGCATAATAAGCAATACACGAGGTATGATTGCATAAACTGCATTTATGTGAATTAAAGCCACTTTACAAAATCATCTAGGGCAGACTGTTTCTTGTAAGCATCACTACATTTCAATGTATTATCTCCACCTGTGGTTAATCTGTTCAGCCTAACACTGAGCACACACCTCTACAGCAGAGGTGATGTAAACTCCCTGTGTATCTCGGGGGATGTCATAGTCAGTGTTGCACAGAGAATGTCCATCATCTGACTGCAGCAGAGAGGCATCTCATACATACACTCAGATAGCTAAAGCCTTTTCAAATATGAAACAGCCCAATATTTAGTGAACAACAGACAGACTTAAATCAGCAAAATATACAAGAAAAGAGCTTTGGAAATTAATATAACATTGTTGAAATTAATATAATAGGACAATTATCCTGGATGCAGAATGCAACCTGCCATACTTTTTTGTTGTTTCGGTAGTTTAGATGGACTCACCCTGTGCTGAGCAATGCTGGTGGTACTCTCCTATGTCTTTATCTTGCTTCCCTCTTTCTCTACTGTTTGGGCTGTGCTCTCAGCAGCATCAGCACCACAACCAGCTATTACTGCATGACATCACCTCCTAGCCATCCCATTGGCCCAGAGGAATCCAGGCTCCTGATTGGCTGGAGAGCTGGTGGAGAGGAGGGAGCGGGGTTAATGTGGGGGAGGAATAGGCAGGGGTTAAGGGGATGTTCTTTAACCCTTTGCTGAGTGGAGGCAAGCTGCAAGGATGGCAACATCCTAAATAGTGAGAGAAACAAGATAAAGGTATTTATATAACGCATGAATTAGGGTAATTACTATTTTAGCACTTTGGTAGATCGTCTGATGGAGGGCACTGACTGACATGTATCAGTGATTTTGCATGAGCGTTGCATGTACTTTTTCCTTTGCAACGCATCAGGGCTTGAcctggactgaaataggtgctaGTACTAATTTTGGGTGCCGGTACtctttatatttaggtgcaggagatCCACAATACCTTTGAGCAACAGGAGAataagcagtagaacatttgaggtgccggtatccagctccagtgagctcctgcccaagcaATGCAACGCATACAATGCACTCTGTACAAAAAGTTATTTGCAAAATCAGAATGAGAATAATGTTGAATGAAGAGCTGGTTGTGGCTGGTTTGAGTCAGTCAGGTTTTAGCAGTAAATGTCAGATCTATTACTGTCAGCACAGATGGATCTATGTCTCATCATCTTCAGTCCCAGAGATATTGATGTCTAGGCTACAATCACCTTGCCAACAGCCCTGTCTGGATCAGCTACCGCACACACAAGCTCATGtgtgcacgcacagacacactgtGTCTGGATCAACTGCGGCCTGTCAAAGGCTATTTAAAACGGTCCATCTGTTCCTCTGGTTCTCCTCCAAGTGTCTCAGTTTTAATGGTATTTAAATAAAGTTGAGATGTAAATAGACTTTTTAAATAGTGatcaatatatacactgagtgtaacaaacattatgaacacctgctctttccatgacagactgaccaggtgaatccaggtgaaagctatgatcccttactgatgtaacctgttaaatccacttcaatcagtgtagatgaaggggaaaaGACAGGTTAAAGcctggatttttaagccttgagacaattgagacattgattatgtatgtgtgccattcagtgtGTGGATGGGcaatacaaaatatttaagtgcctttgaacgggggtatggtagtaggtgccaggcacactagTTTGAGTGTTTCAAGaactgctgctgggtttttccacactaAACATTTTCCCatctgtatcaagaatggttcaccacccaaaggaaatccagcctacttgacacaactgtggaaaccATTGGAGTCAACGTGTGCCAGCAACCTTATGGAAtgttttcgacaccttgtagagtccatgcgccgatgaattgaggctgttctgagggcaaaagggggtgcaactcaatatgaggaaggtgttctgttttgtacacagtgtaatTTTCTTGCATTGAAGTACTTTTATTGGTTCCATAATTTAATGAAAAACACTAGAAAACATGCATGGTGTGCAGGTTtttattccagcccagcactaacacacctgccTCACTATCAATGAGATGTGTtagttagtgctgggctggaacaaaagtctGCAGACCCTGCAGCACTGTGGGACCAGGACTGTCCAGCCCTGTACTGACAGTGAGACACCACAACGCTAGATCCCATTCAAAACTACATGTTCCATGATGCCATGCTTGGAAGCGGTGTGTGCAACagatagggttgcaaaattctaggaactttcaataaatctTTTTGGAGGATTCCCGGAATCAAGAGGGAATAAGCAGGCAATCTGGAATCCtccaacaaggatttctggaaaaccagggaatttattgaaagttcctggaATATTGCAACCCTAGGAACAGAACACTAAGTGCTCTAAGAACATCCCAGTCACATCAGGAACACAGACTCCCAGCATGACCATGTCATCACTCAGGGTTCACAGCACAAACAGGGAGAGACTAGCTGGAGAGAAAACAGATCAAGGCAGGAtatgagagataaagagggagaatTTGATACAATAGGATGAAAGGAACCTGAGCCATCCACCAATTTACATCAATTAAAATATCTAAAAATTTAAACCTACATTTCTGTGTGAAGACTAACAAGCATCAATAGCAGGCAACATTAATATTGATGATTGTGCCCTCAGGGCGAGAAGTCGGCTGCATTCGAATGATGTCATAATACATGAGTGTTGTAAAGCAGGGGTGGAGGGCAGGCACTGCAGAGTGCAGGGATTCAGGAGGCAAATGAATCAAACCCATTAACACAGCACGCAGTAGAGAGAGGTGGTTTTATCATCTCAAGGTGCATTGTAATTAGACACACAGTGTTGGGGGTGCAAAGAAGGGAGGGTGCCGACACACACGGTGTCCTCATCTCCTATTCTGCTTGCACCAGCCCAGATGATGTCATGCAGCTTCATGCCAGCAGGAGAGTCGTGTGCAGAGGGGAgaatgtgagagacagagagagaggaggggatgaggctTGGATGCTGATGAGAGAATGCGCCTGTGTGGGTtatgagcagaggagagagatacagtgCATTTCAAAGGATgcggagagaaagaagaggaaggaaagaaagaaagaaagaaagaaagaaagaaaagaaagaaagaaagaaagaaagaaagaaagaaagaaagaaagaaagaaagagagggaggaagagagtgggAGCGGTTATGTGCGGAAGAACAGAGCCACAGAATTGGAggcaagaaagagaaagagattgaTGGCGAGAAGATGGATGATATTGTTTTTATTACACATCTCCATTGTCTATCACTGCGTTGGACTATGCAGTCTTACCCCTGCAGAAGTGACAGAGGAAACCCATACACATTTATTCAGTGTAAAACAATGACATAAACATTcctagaagggggagagggggatgggaagaggaggaggctAGGGTCGATGACGATGTGTTGCAAGGAAAGCCTAATCATCACCAGTAACACTCCAATTATGTCATTTCCAGCCAATCACGGATGCTTCTTCTTATCTTTGCAGATGCAGTGCATGTATCTGACCCCTCATCCACATAGATCACATAATGACACAGCAAACAATGAGGACAATGTCACAAGGAAAGATAGGCATTATTTAATTTAAACGTAATAATCATATACACCAGACGTCAGATGATGCAACAACAGTCATGTTTGCATGGGGTGGAGTGGAGACCCACGTGGTTTAACAGTAAATCTATATAAGGGTTGTGAGGGGAGAAGGGGGACAGAGGTTTTCAGTGCTATAACATGTTTGTAAGGGGTTGGCACAAAGGGGACATAGGTTTACGATAAAGATATTAATTTAGCTTGGTATGGTGGGACAAGTCTCTTGTTTGTGTGAAGGGGTGGGGAGGTCTGCAGTAAATCTATAAGTGCTGTTTGGGGAGATGGTGTGGGGGGCTTGTCGGTCTGTAGCGAGCCTCTGTGTAGTGGGATGATGAACTCACTGCTTCAGTCCCGTGTTGTTGACCACTCACCCATACCAAACTCCATCCACTATTCATTAGACTGTCTTcattattcctctctctctctcattatacaGCTCTGCAGTGACAATAGAATTCAGGGTTTCAATCAATTAAATTATTATCTGAAAGAGCCTAGGGCAGGAAATAGAAGAAGAGGACAGAACAGAAGTAATATGTAATATGTATGCCGCAGCAATGCATATCATTCCTTTCATCTCCATCAGATACAGTACGAATGGATGATATGCTGTATTCCAGAGGGCCAGGTCAACACACTTCCTGAATCTACTTAAACTCCTCACACTCCAAACCCAGAGTATTATGTCATAAGGTAAGACTCAATATTGTACTGGCGGCATGAGTCATCCGGCTAAGGGAGACTGCTGGACCAAAGTTACCTTAACGATAAATCAGATGAAATCAATTCTATGACGTAAACCTTATTTCATATTTCTAATATGCCAGCGGGACAATATAATGATGTCATCTTGCAGAATGCATGTCGTCATTGGACACCACAGATATATCCTCTTCACTGAAAACAAAGCTTAGGTCTTTGTTACAACGTGAGAAATTAAACGTGAAGGCAAGTTAATGCATGAAATAGGAAGCACAAAGTTAATGTTATTGCATGAAAAAGATATGTCCGCTATGTTGTGCACAGACAAAAGCTTATATGACATTTGACCGCATTCTCTAGTCCCCAAAAAGAGTTCAGTTGTGTCAACTTGTCGTGCAAACTAGATTTCTGTAGATTGTAGTTACACCATCCTCCTCATACAGCTTTGGCTTTTTCCTTGTAGACGTGATCACTTGTAGGCGTTTTGGCATTTTCCTGCTCAGCTGTGAATTCCTCTGCCACTCTCCATATCCTGTTTTTGTTCTGTGTCTAGCGGAATTTGTAGCCCACGAGCTGTGAGGGGAGCGAATTTGTAGCCCACATCTGCTGAGcccttgttagctgcttttccttcactctgcagtctgactcatcccaaaccatctcaatttcaTTGAGgttggggattgtggaggccaggtcatctgatgcagctctccatcactctccttcttggtaaaatagccctgaCACAGgctggagttgtgttgggtcattgtcctgttgaaaaacaaatgatagtcccactaagcgcaaaccagatgggatggtgtattgctgtagaatgctgtggtagccatgctggttaagtgtgccttgaattctaaataaatcacagtgtcaccagcaaagcaccccaacacctcctcctccatactttacagtgggaaatacacatgcggagatcatccggtcactcacactgcgtctcacaaagacatggcagttggaaccaaaaatctccaatatGAACTCCATACCAAATGACAaacttccaccggtctaatgtccattgctcgtatttcttggcccaagcaattctcttcttattattggtgtcctttagtagtggtttctttgcagcaattcgaccatgaaggcttgattcatgcagtctcctctgaacagttgatgttgagatgtgtatgttacttgaattctgaagcatttacttgggctgcattttctgaggctggtaaactctaatgaccttatccatttcagcagaggtaactctgtcttCCATtcatgtggtggtcctcatgaaagccagtttttgtgactgcacctgaagaaactttcaaagttcttgaaatgttctgtattgactgaccttgtcttaacctttctcgccccggggttccgctagcggaacacccataacattccgctgccttcgcagagcgcgaaattcaaaaaatattttttagaaatatttaacttccacacattaacaagtccaatacagcaaatgaaagaataacatcttgtgaatccagccaacatgtccgatttttaaaatgttttacagcgaaaacacaatatatatttgttagctcaccacaatagccaaatacacaacgctatttatccaccgcataggtagctttcaaaaaaccgacaaaatatagatataattagtcactaaccaagaaacaacttcatcagatgacagtcttataacatgttacacaattcatttatgttttgtttgaaaaatttgcatatttgaggtataaatcatagttttagactaattacagagagcaacgtgaaatacataaatactcatcataaaacattaatgaaaaaatacatggtgtacagcaaataaaagataaacatcttgtgaatccagccaatatttcagattttttaagtgttttacagcgaaaacacaatatagaaatatattagcttaccacaatagccaaacacacaatcacatttattcaccgcaaagatagctttagcaaaaaccagcaatagatataaaattaatcactaacctttggacaacttcatcagatgacagtcttataacatcatgttataccatacatttatgttttgttcaaaaatgtgcatatttagagctgcaaatcgtggttatacattgtgaatacgtagcaacaattccccagaatgtccggagatattttggacactcacctaatctgaccaaagaactcatcataaactttacataaaaatacttgttgtatggcaaatgaaagatacactggttcttaacctctaccgagcacctaccccgggtccgggagcaccccccaccccccccccacactgattagcatcgctagcatagcgtcacaattaaatagtagcatctaaatatcattaaatcacatgtccaagacacctaatgaaagatacagatcctgtgaataaagccaccatttcagatttttataatgttttacagggaagacacaatatgtaaatctattagctaaacacgttagcaaaagacacaatttttttactccaacagttttttcctgcgtcagtagctatcactaattcgactaaataaaaatatatatagccactaaccaagaaacaacttcataagatgacagtctgataacat
This Salvelinus fontinalis isolate EN_2023a chromosome 16, ASM2944872v1, whole genome shotgun sequence DNA region includes the following protein-coding sequences:
- the LOC129813059 gene encoding stathmin-4-like isoform X2; translation: MTLAAYRDKMRELPLASIFCSCILHEPKEKPTKKEGVVDLNLCIIRDMEVIELNKRRSGQAFEVILKPPSFDGGPNTLAITPPRREPSLEEIQRKLDAAEERRKCQEAELLKHLAEKREHEREVAQKALEEHNSFIRLAKERLELRMEHNKEKREAHLAAMLERLQEKDKHAVEVS
- the LOC129813059 gene encoding stathmin-4-like isoform X1, which gives rise to MTLAAYRDKMRELPLASIFCSCILHEPKEKPTKKEGVVDLNLCIIRDMEVIELNKRRSGQAFEVILKPPSFDGGPNTLAITPPRREPSLEEIQRKLDAAEERRKCQEAELLKHLAEKREHEREVAQKALEEHNSFIRLAKERLELRMEHNKEKREAHLAAMLERLQEKDKHAVEVRKNREHKEESG